From a region of the Lactuca sativa cultivar Salinas chromosome 4, Lsat_Salinas_v11, whole genome shotgun sequence genome:
- the LOC111879906 gene encoding pentatricopeptide repeat-containing protein At1g71210, mitochondrial translates to MVRLRYLKQNSIRSLISPLNNNNPFNYSTITSSTTSNALSLNPLFPSYSSPLHKLQAEDLALTFREWFKSSGNPFLDQIHQILSSNGSISENEDFVVQHEAIDAALSSLNLRLTESLVLDVLSYVKDVLSCTKFFDWAGRQQGFHHTRATFNAIFKILSRAKLMSKMFDLLERYNKHRGGHMPNFHNILVMGYAVAGKPEIALQLFGRMRYQGIDLDDFAYHVLLNALVEEGYFDEVESVARQIKIRGFESEITHSILVKGFCRKREFDKAESYLRGVINSGIKIKSSGYIVGALVDALCKNDEFEKAGKLVDEFGEFHVYDIWIRELVRARKLDGAMEFLQKTRNQKTAVYVPDVFRYNSLILRLLRENRLEEVCDLVIEMMKNNIPPDELTMNIVLCFFCKAGMVDVALRLYDSRTEIGLSLSSMAVNYLMNTLCRDGSVIDAYRILNNSIDQGYFPGKIPFSILADALCNVENLEMMKEFFHVALEHGILLSNKFYEKYINALCSKGKLEDGYIIHGELTLLDKVTTGCAYNTLINGFIKHNRGDIATRLLIEMKEKGRTPGRELFRGVVQSVCEMENPEKQFEKLLEMQLSLHEPNCTFFNYFIEGAGLAKRPDLAKEVYEMMKRSGISPNLGSDVLMLKSYLKSGKTSDALMLFYDILKRRKIGRKICNTMVVGLCKANKPDVALSIFLEIREKGKMVKPSIECYEELIYVLCKYKRYDKVMDVINDMIQVGCPLSSFIGNSLLLYSLKDQNLYSTWVDSLPTESTESTQSSPMWKLGELVGLFSDRFRDDIDINELEEVVGKCFPLDIYTYNMLLRKLIKKQVDDASRLFRKICEKGYKPNQWTYETLVHGFYRHGRAAEGKVWLEEMQKLGFTPSEATTVLL, encoded by the coding sequence ATGGTGAGACTAAGATACCTAAAGCAAAATTCCATCAGATCCCTCATTTCTCCTCTCAATAACAACAATCCCTTCAACTATTCAACAATAACATCATCCACCACATCGAACGCTCTCAGTTTAAACCCATTATTTCCATCTTATTCATCACCCCTGCATAAATTACAAGCAGAAGATTTGGCTCTAACATTTCGCGAATGGTTCAAGTCAAGTGGGAACCCTTTTCTTGACCAAATACATCAAATCCTATCTTCTAATGGCAGCATCAGTGAAAATGAGGATTTTGTAGTGCAACATGAAGCCATAGATGCAGCTTTATCTTCTCTAAATCTACGCCTCACAGAGTCACTTGTTCTTGATGTTTTGTCATACGTAAAAGACGTTTTATCTTGCACAAAGTTCTTTGATTGGGCCGGGAGACAACAAGGGTTTCACCATACACGTGCCACATTCAATGCAATTTTCAAGATTCTTTCAAGAGCAAAACTGATGTCAAAAATGTTTGATTTATTAGAAAGGTATAACAAACATCGAGGAGGTCACATGCCTAATTTTCACAACATTTTGGTCATGGGTTATGCTGTTGCAGGAAAACCCGAAATTGCCCTTCAATTATTCGGCCGAATGCGATACCAAGGTATTGATTTAGACGATTTTGCTTATCATGTGCTTTTAAATGCTTTAGTGGAAGAGGGTTATTTTGATGAAGTTGAATCAGTTGCTAGACAGATCAAGATTCGTGGGTTTGAATCAGAAATCACTCATTCAATTTTGGTCAAGGGTTTTTGTAGAAAAAGGGAGTTTGATAAAGCAGAAAGTTATCTTCGTGGGGTGATTAATAGTGGGATTAAAATAAAGAGTAGTGGTTATATAGTTGGTGCTCTTGTTGATGCATTATGTAAGAATGATGAATTTGAAAAAGCTGGGAAATTAGTCGATGAATTTGGGGAATTTCATGTTTATGATATATGGATTCGGGAACTCGTTCGTGCTAGAAAGCTGGATGGAGCTATGGAGTTTTTGCAAAAAACTAGGAACCAAAAGACGGCTGTTTATGTTCCGGATGTTTTCCGTTACAACTCCTTGATTTTAAGACTTCTAAGAGAAAACAGACTCGAAGAAGTATGTGATTTAGTGATTGAAATGATGAAAAACAATATCCCTCCAGATGAGTTAACAATGAACATTGTTCTATGCTTCTTTTGTAAAGCAGGAATGGTGGATGTTGCTTTAAGATTATACGATTCAAGAACAGAGATTGGATTATCTTTGAGTTCAATGGCTGTTAATTATTTAATGAATACCCTTTGTAGGGACGGAAGCGTCATTGATGCATATCGTATTTTAAACAACTCAATCGACCAAGGGTATTTCCCGGGAAAAATCCCGTTTTCTATCTTGGCAGATGCTTTATGCAATGTGGAAAATCTCGAGATGATGAAGGAGTTTTTTCATGTAGCATTAGAGCATGGGATTTTGTTAAGCAATAAGTTTTACGAAAAGTACATAAACGCCCTTTGTAGTAAGGGAAAGTTAGAAGACGGGTATATCATACATGGGGAACTCACCCTTCTTGATAAAGTAACAACCGGATGTGCTTACAATACTTTGATAAACGGGTTTATAAAACACAATAGAGGCGATATTGCAACAAGATTATTGATagaaatgaaagaaaaaggtCGTACTCCTGGGAGGGAATTGTTTCGAGGTGTGGTTCAAAGTGTATGTGAAATGGAAAATCCtgaaaaacaatttgaaaaattgttGGAAATGCAATTGTCTTTACATGAACCCAATTGTacgttttttaattattttatagaaGGAGCTGGTCTTGCTAAAAGACCTGATTTAGCAAAAGAAGTGTATGAAATGATGAAAAGAAGTGGGATTTCTCCGAATTTGGGTTCGGATGTTTTAATGTTGAAAAGTTATTTAAAAAGTGGGAAAACATCGGATGCGTTGATGTTATTTTACGATATTTTGAAAAGACGAAAAATCGGGAGAAAAATATGTAACACGATGGTTGTTGGTCTATGCAAAGCAAATAAACCGGATGTTGCGTTGAGTATATTTTTGGAAATTAgagagaagggtaaaatggtcaaaccAAGTATCGAATGTTACGAAGAGTTAATTTACGTTTTATGCAAATACAAAAGATATGACAAAGTCATGGATGTTATCAATGACATGATTCAAGTTGGGTGTCCTTTATCGTCTTTTATCGGTAACAGTTTGCTTCTATATTCTTTAAAAGATCAAAACCTATACAGCACTTGGGTTGACTCACTACCCACTGAGTCAACCGAGTCGACTCAGTCGTCACCTAtgtggaaactcggcgagttggtcggGTTGTTTTCTGATCGGTTTAGAGACGATATAGATATTAATGAGTTGGAGGAAGTAGTGGGGAAGTGTTTTCCACTTGATATATACACATACAACATGCTTTTGAGGAAACTAATAAAGAAACAGGTGGACGATGCTTCTAGATTGTTCCGGAAGATTTGTGAGAAAGGGTATAAGCCGAATCAGTGGACTTATGAGACTTTGGTGCATGGGTTTTACAGACATGGTAGGGCGGCTGAAGGTAAAGTATGGCTGGAGGAGATGCAGAAGTTAGGGTTTACTCCAAGTGAGGCTACAACAGTTTTGCTTTAA